In the Terriglobia bacterium genome, CCCCGCAAGTACATTTTTCACGCTGGATTTCTTTTGCTGTTTATCTGGCTGGGATGTACTGTTCTCGCAATTGCCCAGTCCCCTGAGTGGGGCCAAAGGGTCGTACGTATTGAGCTGAAGACGGACGCGCAGCTTTATCTGTACCAATTCAAGACACAGATTGTGCAGCAAATCGGGGAGTTACTCGATCCGGCGAAAGTTGATGAAAGCCTGAAAAATCTTTACGCGACCGGCCGCTTTGCCAGCCTTCGCGCCGACGCGGAGCCGGAAGCAGGCGGCGTGGTGCTCACCTTTGCAGGCAAGGCACGGTATTATATTGGTTCTGTGCAAGTCACCGGGACGCCCAAACCGCTGGACGCCAGCACCCTCGTAGCCTCCGCCCGCCTGCCGCTGGGACATCCTCTTTACCCGGACGAGCTTGCAGCGGCCATGCAAGACATCCTTGCCGTACTTCACGACAACGCGTTCTATCAAGCGAAGGTTCAGAACTCAGTCGCGCCGAATCCAGCCACCGAGGAAGCCAATATCCTGGTTGCGATAACGCCGGGACCTCAGGCCCGATTGAAGGCCGTAATCTTCAATGGTCATTCGGCCTATTCTCCCGACCGGCTTCGGTCGGTAACGGGCTGGCATCCGGGCAATCAGATCACATCAGCGGACATCGAAAAGGGCCTTTATAAGATCCATAATTTCTACCTGCAACGCGGCTATATCCAGGCCAGCGCCACGGTTCAGAAGCGCGTATTTGCTCCCAAAACGAACACGGAAACCCTTTTTGTCCAGTGCGAAGCCGGGCCGGTGATCGAGGTCCACGTCCGAGGCGCGGACATCTCCCGTCGCAAACTACGGGATATACTTCCTCTCTACCAGGACGGTGTAATTGACCAGCCTTCCCTCGAAAGGGGAAACGAAGCGTTGACCGACTTCTACCAGCAGAAAGGCTATCTGCGGGCCAAGGTCACCGTCGAACCCGTCGAACACGTCACGGCCGATCACATGCGGGTGACCTACAAGGTAGCGCGAGGACCGATCGGGAGCTTTGAAGGATACAAGTTCACCGGGAATAGCCACCTTCCCGATGCAACCCTCGCGCCAACCATGACGGTCCGCAGAGCAGAATTCCCGTTCCAGAGCGCCGCATTCAGCAATAAAATGCTCAACAATGACATCAAAGCCCTGAAGGGTGTATACGAATCGCAGGGCTTCCTGGACGCAAAGATAACTCCCCGTTTCAATTTCTACTATCGGGATTTGCCGCAGCATCTTTTCGTCACGCTCGATATTCAGGAAGGAGAAAGAACGATGGTGGGGAAGGTTGAAATCCAGGGCGTTACCGACGACCAGCGTAAACTGCTGATGGCGCGCCTGGCCAATCGACCCGGCTCATTCTACTCGCCCGAAAACGAACAAAACGATCGTGACTCGATCCTTCGCTATTTCACCAACCATGGCTATTCTCACGCCAGCGTCAACACCAGCAGTGCCGCGGCGGGGCAGGACCATCTGATGAACGTGAATTACGCCGTCGTCCCTGGAAACCAGCAAACGATCGAGCGGGTGGTTCTGCTTGGCAACAAGCACGCGCGCGATGGAGTTGTGCGGCGCGAACTGACG is a window encoding:
- a CDS encoding POTRA domain-containing protein, with amino-acid sequence MLFIWLGCTVLAIAQSPEWGQRVVRIELKTDAQLYLYQFKTQIVQQIGELLDPAKVDESLKNLYATGRFASLRADAEPEAGGVVLTFAGKARYYIGSVQVTGTPKPLDASTLVASARLPLGHPLYPDELAAAMQDILAVLHDNAFYQAKVQNSVAPNPATEEANILVAITPGPQARLKAVIFNGHSAYSPDRLRSVTGWHPGNQITSADIEKGLYKIHNFYLQRGYIQASATVQKRVFAPKTNTETLFVQCEAGPVIEVHVRGADISRRKLRDILPLYQDGVIDQPSLERGNEALTDFYQQKGYLRAKVTVEPVEHVTADHMRVTYKVARGPIGSFEGYKFTGNSHLPDATLAPTMTVRRAEFPFQSAAFSNKMLNNDIKALKGVYESQGFLDAKITPRFNFYYRDLPQHLFVTLDIQEGERTMVGKVEIQGVTDDQRKLLMARLANRPGSFYSPENEQNDRDSILRYFTNHGYSHASVNTSSAAAGQDHLMNVNYAVVPGNQQTIERVVLLGNKHARDGVVRRELTFGRNQPINDSALLESQRKLYDLGLFNQVQIAPQNPQAEETQKTVLVSMEEAPRWTLGYGGGVEVQRLGSNEPQGQLKASPRVSLEVSRIGVGGRDQTLSFRGRFSTLDKGADVSYFIPKFPTRRDISVRLIANADSSRNVLTFTARRKEASVVLEKRWSQTTFLSARYSFRNVQALDLSNKISPEQIPLASRAARIGMFALSYVNDHRDNPVDPTRGSYSLADAGISWSGLGSAANFLRLVTQNATYYRLTPFLVFARNTRLAIESPYGSLRQVTVTNPDGSQQVILTHEIPLPERLFSGGSDSLRGFSINQAGPRDPQTGFPIGGNALFLNSLELRFSVAQDRMGVVLFHDMGNVYSTVRRMRLLKVSQSSPTDLDYTVHAVGVGLLYKTPVGPLRFDVGYALNPTQYQVAGQNGLEVLRLPRIQYFLSIGQSF